A single genomic interval of Scylla paramamosain isolate STU-SP2022 chromosome 4, ASM3559412v1, whole genome shotgun sequence harbors:
- the LOC135097371 gene encoding uncharacterized protein LOC135097371, translating into MATVDVTCAGCKFDYWIFIATFHRKDDLCYQFLREHGVLPTAVECPECHTPCKLRSDRRVWYCGRYRKQPKKKRSKQCNFSVSDFKGTFLEGTHLPVWQLVLFFNHCLQKQWDHATVFKCLQWSPNTSVDWRSFCSEVTLDWLKNQQPIGGDGVIVEIDETYFVKRKNNKGRNLNSVWLFGGIESVTKNKFIVPLLGKQRDRSVATLIPFIKKYILPGSTIVSDGWKAYELLGNKGFTHWVVNHSEHFVDPSDARECRLIRTVADSDHG; encoded by the coding sequence ATGGCTACTGTTGACGTTACTTGTGCTGGTTGCAAATTTGATTATTGGATCTTCATCGCTACGTTTCACCGCAAAGACGACTTGTGTTACCAGTTCTTGAGGGAACACGGCGTTTTACCCACTGCAGTCGAGTGTCCCGAGTGCCACACGCCGTGTAAGCTGCGCAGTGACAGGCGTGTGTGGTATTGCGGCCGGTACCGCAAGCAGCCGAAAAAGAAGCGCAGTAAGCAGTGCAACTTCAGCGTTTCTGACTTTAAAGGAACTTTCCTGGAAGGAACGCATCTTCCTGTGTGGCAGCTGGTGCTATTTTTTAATCACTGTCTGCAAAAGCAGTGGGACCACGCCACTGTATTCAAGTGTCTCCAGTGGTCTCCTAACACTAGTGTCGACTGGCGGAGTTTCTGTTCAGAGGTGACTCTCGACTGGCTGAAAAACCAGCAGCCAATTGGTGGTGACGGTGTAATTGTAGAGATTGACGAGACCTattttgtgaaaagaaagaacaacaaaggTCGCAATCTCAATAGTGTGTGGCTGTTTGGGGGAATCGAGAGTGTCACCAAAAACAAGTTCATCGTCCCCTTACTTGGAAAGCAGCGAGACAGAAGTGTGGCAACACTGATTCCTTTCATAAAGAAATACATTTTGCCAGGAAGTACAATCGTAAGTGACGGATGGAAAGCCTACGAGTTGCTGGGAAACAAAGGCTTCACTCACTGGGTCGTGAACCACTCTGAGCACTTTGTGGACCCTTCAGACGCCCGTGAATGCAGGCTTATTCGGACCGTGGCTGATTCGGACCATGGCTAA